The region tgcatttatataattataatataaacatttCTTTAACAATTAAATAAGCAAAACAAATTCATTATCCAGAATATACTGACATTATTgtctatttcaaataaaatgattataattatgtatgtttaaataattattagtatTGGTTATCATTTTGTATGGTAATATTGCATATCAATAGATGTGTATCTAATATATAATCTAAAAAATGTTCATAATAAAGAAATACAGTGATGTACAAAAGTATAGGACCAttcaaaatgcaataacttctttaaaatttGAGTatatgatttgaattttttttggctataaactcaaataaaaaggttatataaaaaacgtatatttcttgttcttttttgttACTCCAACCAATTATAATTTTCGCAAATAATTTTTTACTCATTATTTAGTAAACTAGTCAATCTgaaatctaaaaaaaattcaaatgatTTCATTCAATTCTaaagaagttattgcgttttaaatgatATGTACTTACTTTTACACATCACTATGTATCACAGCTGATACAATATAAGAAAAACCTTCCAAAAAATTTATTAAGATTCTCATCATAGCATGTGTTGTGCATTTTATTACAGAATAAACCATGATGAAACAAGATatgcaaaattttatttattatctctCCTAGTATTATTATTGATGAAACACTTGAAAGAGCAGACTAATGCTTGAAACAGTAATATAAAAGCAGGtacataatatttaaatttcacAAAATCATAACCTACAAATAGAAGAAAGGAATCGATCTGTAATCTTCGCATCTTATAAAATGAAGTTTGCAACTAAAATTAAGAATACACAAATGCAAAACTTTCAAATTTCCACAAATTATAGACTGTATTTATGATACAATCTTGAAACGTGCAACATAAATGATGATAAAATCGTCTGAGAATTTTACCATAACCTTATTTTAAAATCGCGACGATATTACGGAAGAATCATgttaaaataatattcaaaAAATTCGCATTTCATTGAAGTGTGAAGCGGCTTTATTGTCATTTCCGAATGAAAAACACGCGGAATTACCGACTCGAATACGAACCGACGTCTAGAGCACACATTAGAAATTTTTTAATAACTGACAACCATGTTACTTACAGTCGTTTGTGCAAGATGAAGTAAATATACAATTCCAAATTCGACAGCAACAAATACTTCTTAGTTCGTACCAAAATTATTTCGTTATACTGCGCGCAAGTAAATAACAATTCCAATTCGCCATTTTACGTTACCGTTTACGTGAAAGAATAGCGAAGCAACCGATAGACCGCAAAAGATTACGCCACTGCGTCACTGAAGTAGTTTCCGGCTCCGGTTTTCTAAGACGTTAACGGCGCGAAATTCAATATGTGTCATGCAAAGTGTACAAATGAATATTAAGAAATATGTATTGCATCTATATGAAATGTATTAAACATTTATCATTTTGAACATATGGAATTTATGAAAAGGCATATGATAGATATATACTTATGAAATTTTGTctatgaaatgaaaataatttgaatcttaaAAAAACAGTATGTTCTGACCAGAGTTCATGTACGTAGACGTATTTAATATTAAGTTATTTACATGTAATGGTAATGTAACAGATATTGTTATTTATACATGCAATcatatatttttaaagaaaacgTACAGTAAAACTTCAATTATCCGACCTACAATATCGGAATTATCTATTatgcaaatacttttgacatgtAATCAGTTTAATCTAAGGCAATCTATATGCAAAACGATGAACAAATTAATGAAGATAAAATCTGGCGCTGTAAGTAACTGTTCCTTTATCCGTAAATTCTTGTCACTTTGACCCATATAATCGAAATTCTACTATAGTACATTATAAGATTGATGCTCACAAGGAACTTTAAAATTAATGTCAGGTAAAAAAAGGGTAGTAGGGATATTCatgtatatttaatttattcaaaaggCAATTACAAATAGACTGAAAATACATCAAAATATACTATACATCGAATTTTAAAACTTAAGTCTATTATTCAGTCATGTAATCAATGTCTTCTTTATATTCTATAGATGTCCTGTATTCGTTACTATTAGTAACATTGTCACGAACCAAAGAAACTAATTTTTTACTACTTTGCTGTAAAGTATACGAACTAAACGGAAAAAAATTTTCGATTGTAGTTAATGCGGTCTTATTGCTATTAAAAATTGGAAGTTGACTTCGTGTATTGTTCTCAATTATGGTATAACAATATGCCAATTGATACATTCGCGTAATTTCTGCAAAACTGTGCAGAATTTCAGGATGACAAGCTTTCAATGGATTCAACTTAGAAGTAATAATTTTTGCTAAGTCCAACTCTTGTAAATATAGCATATCtgtaaataaatgataaaattattgcATTTAAAATTTGAATCACGTATTTTGTGAAAATAAATTAAAGCATACTTACATTTTTTTGAATCAGGATAGTCATTATGCCTTTTACTAATTATGAGAAATAACGCTTGACATACTGAATAGAATACTGTATGATCTTTCTTCTCATTACTTACATAGCTTGAGTGGTCTTGCATGTTGATATAATCATGTATCCATTTACACAATTTAAACTGCACCACTTTCACAATGCTGTCAAAAAAGTAAGTATACAAAACatgtatttttttataaatgtgATACTAAATGTGATACTAGTAAATATTTACCTAGTTGTAATAAAATTAGCTGTAACTAGAAAACTTGCAATATATGCTACAGATGATCGCCGTATTATAGAAGGTATATTAGGATTTGTAACTTTACGCCATAACCAATCTATAAAAGCCtctgaaacagctgttttaaaaCTACagatatagaatataatatactgCACATATTGACTTGCATGGGTTGGTAATATTACTGTCTCAAATATTTGCAATAAATCAAAGTAAAGACTTTTTAAAGGTTCTATTTGCAAAACTCCTTCAATAAAACAGAAGTCATGCATGTATTTCAGAATCTGTTCCATGCATACATCCAATTTATGAGCTATTGGATGTATTTTATCTGTTTCTGTTATATCACTGTCTGCAACAACATTGTTCTCATTACCAGTTGTACTGTCGCATTCACTACTATCATCCATTAAGTCTTCATCTTCATTATCTGTCTCTAATCGTGGTATATTTACATCTAATACCATGAGCCTGTAATAAAAGATATATATTTTCCATTCAAAAAATAATGAAGATTTCAcctcatataaatatattacctATTAATAATTAGAGACAAAATGTCAGATCTTAATTGAGGTGCATATTCCAATATTTGAAGTAATGCATAAATATACACTTCATGCGTATGGGTTCCGTGAACAATATATGGAAACCTTCCTCTAAGTGACTGTAATAGAAGTTTACTTGACCtacaaaataatattacattgaatttatattaaaatcatcactctatttaaatatgtattaaaCATTTAAATAGGATTTTACATGGGCACAACTATTAAGATTTTGCGTAGAACATCATGTATGTGACTTAATCTTTGAACATCAATACACTTTCCACCTTCCCACTTTGTATCATCATCGTCTTCTgtgcataaaataaaaatattattaatattaaaaactttTACAAActtttacataattatatttttattaaatatacctggcttaaaatgttcaactaaattATCTATCACATTTTTAGCAAAATGAATTTGCATACAAATTAAATCCTCTATAAATGTTTTATAAGCAGATGCAACTTCTGAAGAACGATTAGTCCATTTCATCTGTAGAAGTGTTTCAACAAGTAATTTATGAACTGGACTGAGTAATGATATACAATGTCTAACATTTGTTAAAAATTCTATAAGATCTGAATCCTATAATTAAACATAACAAATATTAAATTGATGATGATGAATTAAGCTATATTAAAACAACAGAACTATTTGAATATACATTGTATCTTTAACATTACATACCTTTATATTAGAATCTCGCAAGATACATATTAATTCTTCATAATCCTTAATTCCACTGCCATTCTcaaaattgtaaataatattcTTTAAATTATTTGGAAGCTTAAAGTAAACCCTGTTAGATTGTCTAATTAATTGCGACCTGACTCCTGGAGCCTTTAATATCGATGAGACACTACTAACTCTTGATGATACAACTGACATCTGTTTGATAAATATGTGACATTAAATGTATGTACATTTCATA is a window of Megalopta genalis isolate 19385.01 chromosome 17, iyMegGena1_principal, whole genome shotgun sequence DNA encoding:
- the Tif-IA gene encoding RNA polymerase I-specific transcription initiation factor RRN3 homolog Tif-IA, coding for MSVVSSRVSSVSSILKAPGVRSQLIRQSNRVYFKLPNNLKNIIYNFENGSGIKDYEELICILRDSNIKDSDLIEFLTNVRHCISLLSPVHKLLVETLLQMKWTNRSSEVASAYKTFIEDLICMQIHFAKNVIDNLVEHFKPEDDDDTKWEGGKCIDVQRLSHIHDVLRKILIVVPMSSKLLLQSLRGRFPYIVHGTHTHEVYIYALLQILEYAPQLRSDILSLIINRLMVLDVNIPRLETDNEDEDLMDDSSECDSTTGNENNVVADSDITETDKIHPIAHKLDVCMEQILKYMHDFCFIEGVLQIEPLKSLYFDLLQIFETVILPTHASQYVQYIIFYICSFKTAVSEAFIDWLWRKVTNPNIPSIIRRSSVAYIASFLVTANFITTSIVKVVQFKLCKWIHDYINMQDHSSYVSNEKKDHTVFYSVCQALFLIISKRHNDYPDSKKYMLYLQELDLAKIITSKLNPLKACHPEILHSFAEITRMYQLAYCYTIIENNTRSQLPIFNSNKTALTTIENFFPFSSYTLQQSSKKLVSLVRDNVTNSNEYRTSIEYKEDIDYMTE